In Silene latifolia isolate original U9 population chromosome X, ASM4854445v1, whole genome shotgun sequence, the following proteins share a genomic window:
- the LOC141619889 gene encoding uncharacterized protein LOC141619889, producing the protein MASIRLEGSFVGSEILLKLDALPRISFIGWLVMHGRLLTRERLKRMGIVMDDSCVLCANAPETHAHLFFACEYSKKCLQILSSRLGCHLPSQDWFDWWSRQRFSSQKLHYQAAMLLLDLIYSIWWSRNHCRIENILLCPEFLIARLDKN; encoded by the exons atggcctcgatcaggcTTGAAGGAAGCTTTGTAGGATCAGAGATCTTATTAAAGCTGG ATGCCCTCCCTAGGATCAGCTTTATAGGATGGCTGGTGATGCATGGCAGATTATTAACCAGAGAGCGTCTGAAAAGAATGGGGATTGTCATGGATGATTCCTGTGTCTTATGTGCTAACGCTCCTGAGACACACGCCCATCTGTTTTTTGCGTGTGAATACAGCAAGAAATGCCTTCAAATCCTGTCCTCTAGACTGGGGTGCCATCTACCTAGTCAGGACTGGTTTGATTGGTGGTCCAGACAGAGATTTTCGTCACAGAAGCTTCATTATCAGGCTGCAATGCTGCTGCTAGATCTCATCTATTCTATCTGGTGGAGCAGGAATCATTGCAGAATAGAGAACATCCTTTTGTGTCCAGAATTCCTTATTGCTAGATTagacaaaaattga